A window of the Trichoderma asperellum chromosome 4, complete sequence genome harbors these coding sequences:
- a CDS encoding uncharacterized protein (SECRETED:SignalP(1-22)~TransMembrane:1 (n3-12c17/18o82-102i)) has product MRVVMFFVLLIFKLGFPTLYKAYEFVKSLFQPFRGGTHRTSKGKNTVHFAEPISHQAFSATMMTNDTNTPDMSWPEAWVREFWVWVFLVWFSVNVMIILFLWPVRDWSELL; this is encoded by the exons ATGCGAGTAGTCATGTTCTTCGTCCTTCTGATCTTCAAGCTCGGATTTCCTACTCTCTACAAAGCATACGAATTCGTCAAATCACTGTTTCAACCGTTTCGTGGTGGTACTCATCGCACCAG CAAAGGAAAGAACACCGTTCACTTTGCTGAGCCAATCAGCCAC CAAGCCTTCTCTGCAACCATGATGACCAACGACACCAACACTCCTGACATGAGTTGGCCCGAGGCCTGGGTACGCGAGTTCTGGGTTTGGGTGTTTCTCGTCTGGTTCTCGGTCAACGTGATGATCATACTCTTCCTGTGGCCTGTCAGAGACTGGTCGGAGCTCCTCTAG
- a CDS encoding uncharacterized protein (EggNog:ENOG41) has product MDGRSTSALTTLCSTVAQRAIAIIHEVQLLIEPLGSGLDKLEALLELSNSLEEFKLQASQLDASLAVRTVSMAAHDAFKEHLTNCDATMATLYKQVLHLQEDNIGSINDEFLAAYNETVKAYSQLLKSFLQIAAAGNAQQQEASLGLLRSSGIITQAERTSEASTAQKSILHDPRESSSASGSGSSSHPPPTQPSGGGITSPPPYSAEAEPSSSSSSPEPPKVSWGQSLKNSFKALALSFKPKPEPFVSALCQAATIGDIQQIAGFLTQGANINGRNENNKTALQCAILNDQEDASRLLLASGASISGSGWSDIPPLFLAASVGSLNTAKMLIEKGASIDEKSEWGESYFVGVVSSGNLEGIRFLLKQGCSAKTENISGEGVIVKAVQKKNMKLVELLLEFGASLTSTDLSGRSLLAVALDKKDYEMAELLLKMDAKPNDSTVYGNPLLADEISNRRIKTAKLLLDWGADPNTTNWYSQPVLLIAIKDSKMSQEEKLDIVRHLFAKGAKGNVYDSSSEGPAIRYAMETGLPELVSLLLRHGAKTTDQMSNGDSLLKYAIDQGRRDLVETLLLYGADPDYTPAKNGIKPVQPLVQALVKQDLEMIRLLREAGADTSTPEVGDVAKALAKTEVYEALGIRHMPPPADGSPPNYETAIKD; this is encoded by the exons ATGGACGGCCGGTCGACCAGCGCTCTCACAACGCTATGCTCTACAGTTGCGCAGCGGGCAATTGCCATCATCCATGAGGTGCAGCTGTTAATAGAGCCGCTGGGCTCAGGCCTGGACAAGCTCGAAGCGCTGTTGGAATTATCCAATTCGCTGGAGGAGTTCAAGCTCCAGGCATCTCAGCTGGATGCTTCTCTCGCGGTCCGCACTGTCTCTATGGCTGCACACGATGCATTTAAGGAGCATCTAACAAACTGCGATGCAACAATGGCAACCTTGTACAAGCAAGTACTGCATCTACAGGAAGACAACATCGGCAGCATCAACGACGAGTTTTTGGCGGCATATAACGAGACTGTCAAGGCATACAGCCAGCTGTTGAAAAGCTTCCTTCAGATTGCTGCAGC GGGGAATgcacagcagcaagaagccAGTCTCGGCCTGTTGCGCTCCAGCGGCATCATTACACAGGCCGAGCGCACATCAGAAGCATCAACGGCGCAAAAAAGCATTCTACACGACCCACGCGAGTCGTCATCCGCATCAGGAAGCGGCAGCTCCTCCCATCCGCCACCAACCCAACCATCAGGCGGCGGAATTACCTCACCACCGCCTTATTCAGCTGAGGCCGAgccgtcatcgtcttcctcaaGTCCTGAGCCCCCAAAGGTGTCATGGGGCCAGTCCCTGAAAAACTCATTCAAAGCTCTGGCTTTGAGCTtcaagccaaagccagaACCCTTTGTATCGGCATTGTGCCAGGCCGCGACAATTGGCGACATCCAGCAGATAGCAGGGTTCCTCACCCAGGGAGCGAATATCAACGGCCGCAACGAAAACAACAAGACTGCCTTGCAGTGCGCTATCTTGAACGACCAAGAAGACGCTTCTCGCTTGCTTCTAGCATCGGGAGCGAGCATATCCGGTTCTGGGTGGTCTGATATCCCACCACTCTTTCTTGCGGCGTCTGTAGGTAGCCTCAACACTGCCAAGATGCTCATCGAGAAAGGAGCAAGCATTGACGAGAAGAGCGAATGGGGAGAGTCATACTTTGTCGGCGTGGTTTCTTCTGGCAACTTGGAGGGCATTCGCTTTCTCCTCAAGCAAGGCTGCAGCGCAAAGACAGAGAACATTAGTGGCGAAGGCGTTATTGTAAAGGCGgtgcaaaagaaaaacatgaAACTCGTGGAGCTGCTTTTGGAATTTGGCGCGAGTCTCACTTCTACCGACCTTTCTGGCCGCAGCTTATTAGCCGTGGCTCTCGATAAGAAGGACTACGAGATGGCAGAGCTGCTCCTAAAGATGGATGCCAAGCCCAATGACTCGACCGTTTATGGCAACCCCTTGCTGGCTGACGAGATTAGCAACAGGAGAATCAAGAcggccaagctgctgctcgactGGGGCGCGGATCCCAACACTACAAACTGGTACTCGCAGCCCgtcctcctcatcgccatcaaggACTCCAAGATGTcacaagaagagaaattggACATTGTGCGCCACCTCTTCGCCAAGGGCGCAAAGGGCAACGTTTACGATTCTTCCAGCGAAGGACCCGCGATCCGCTACGCTATGGAGACAGGCCTCCCCGAGCTCGTCTCCCTCCTGCTCCGACACGGCGCCAAGACGACGGACCAAATGTCAAACGGCGACTCTCTCCTGAAATACGCCATTGACCAAGGCAGAAGAGACCTTGTCGAGACGCTGCTCCTCTACGGGGCCGACCCGGATTACACTCCCGCGAAGAATGGCATCAAGCCTGTCCAGCCGCTCGTGCAGGCGCTCGTGAAGCAAGATCTTGAGATGATTCGCCTGCTTCGAGAGGCTGGCGCGGACACAAGCACGCCCGAGGTAGGGGATGTGGCAAAGGCGCTGGCCAAGACTGAGGTCTATGAAGCGCTTGGCATCCGGCACATGCCGCCTCCAGCAGACGGAAGTCCTCCAAATTATGAGACTGCGATAAAAGATTGA
- a CDS encoding uncharacterized protein (EggNog:ENOG41): MSPMAPITEFSLFQQLPPEIRIKIWELLSPPTRVIGLLPPATTAPPITHRRVQREVVTNIHPCHYRYIVQPKSQAIFPPLHVNRETRAVWLPRYFQPQRTYQASGLNIHFDTPFISYSTDVFTIFAAWPLDGIDIRPDAANDPVDCFIGLERSLIRNIALCEISGDLRPVASLIAINTLPNLEALTILALGPDVSRPHLSTIARGEDGSLASKRSREMGVIEVQLAPCEIYELSTDIVQTNHFFNDERLVHPVALSPEIRPLHRYKTYIRSWLWHEMQPNNLNKTADQIEELWWEYMEYLFDGDGDGECPLMLHGCGHQGHTRKEMLEWESPFLMGYKLLYADKWLNDLKRIGVII; the protein is encoded by the coding sequence ATGTCTCCAATGGCGCCAATCACTGAATTCTCGCTCTTTCAGCAACTCCCACCAGAGATAAGGATCAAGATATGGGAGCTTTTATCACCTCCCACTCGTGTGATTGGACTGTTACCTCCAGCAACAACTGCTCCACCAATTACCCATCGTCGAGTTCAGAGAGAGGTCGTTACAAATATCCACCCCTGCCATTATCGTTATATTGTGCAGCCCAAGAGTCAAGCTATATTTCCACCGCTTCATGTAAACCGAGAGACTCGGGCTGTCTGGCTGCCAAGGTATTTTCAGCCACAACGCACTTATCAAGCCTCAGGGCTCAATATTCACTTCGATACACCCTTTATCAGCTACAGCACAGATGTTTTTACGATATTTGCTGCATGGCCGTTGGACGGTATTGACATCCGCCCCGATGCTGCCAACGACCCTGTCGACTGTTTTATTGGTCTCGAGCGCTCGCTTATACGCAACATTGCACTCTGTGAAATCTCCGGGGATCTTAGGCCCGTGGCTAGCCTAATTGCAATAAACACATTGCCAAACTTGGAGGCGCTGACAATCTTGGCGTTGGGACCCGATGTCTCCCGTCCACATCTCTCAACAATAGCTCGAGGCGAAGACGGCAGTTTGGCTTCCAAAAGATCGCGGGAGATGGGGGTAATCGAAGTGCAGCTGGCTCCTTGCGAAATATATGAGCTGTCCACAGACATTGTTCAAACGAACCATTTCTTCAATGACGAAAGGCTGGTGCACCCTGTGGCATTATCACCCGAAATACGTCCACTCCATCGATACAAGACTTATATTAGATCTTGGCTGTGGCACGAGATGCAGCCAAACAACTTGAACAAGACGGCTGATCAAATAGAAGAGCTATGGTGGGAATATATGGAGTACTTGTTTGAcggtgatggagatggggagTGCCCTTTGATGTTACACGGTTGCGGTCATCAAGGACATACAAGGAAAGAAATGTTGGAATGGGAAAGCCCATTTCTCATGGGGTATAAGCTTCTTTATGCGGATAAATGGTTGAATGATCTGAAGAGAATTGGCGTTATAATTTGA
- a CDS encoding uncharacterized protein (EggNog:ENOG41) produces MSTNDSDDRGPEYSIFVGDLGPEVNEYVLVSLFQARFPSCKSAKIMTDAMSGQSRGYGFVRFSDENDQQRALVEMQGVYCGNRPMRISTATPKNRGNHGFGHGHQGGPMMGGGMPQQQQMWGGVQAFPYGGGGGGNFNPATQMNQFTDPNNTTVFVGGLSGYVTEDELRSFFQGFGEITYVKIPPGKGCGFVQFVHRHAAEMAINQMQGYPIGNSRVRLSWGRSQNNSGVGTPYRPAPPPPHYMGMPGPAHGGPGPSPYGGPHHFGGPAPGPQGPSGPPGPAVPPQ; encoded by the exons ATGTCTACCAACGATAGCGACGACCGCGGCCCTGAGTACAGCATCTTCGTTGGCGATCTTGGCCCCGAGGTCAACGAGTATGTCCTGGTGTCGCTCTTCCAGGCTCGCTTCCCTTCGTGCAAGTCAGCCAAGATTATGACCGATGCCATGTCTGGCCAGAGCCGTGGCTACGGCTTCGTCCGCTTCTCTGACGAGAACGACCAGCAGCGCGCGCTCGTTGAGATGCAGGGAGTCTACTGCGGTAACCGTCCTATGAGGATTTCGACTGCCACTCCCAAGAATCG CGGAAACCACGGCTTCGGTCACGGACACCAGGGAGGTCCTATGATGGGCGGCGGTAtgccccagcagcagcagatgtggGGTGGAGTGCAAGCTTTCCCctacggcggcggcggcggcggtaaCTTCAACCCGGCCACCCAGATGAATCAGTTCACCGATCCCAACAACACAACTGTTTTCGTTGGTGGCCTTTCAGGATACGTTACCGAGGACGAGCTGCGATCTTTCTTCCAGGGCTTTGGTGAGATCACCTACGTCAAGATTCCTCCCGGCAAGGGCTGCGGCTTCGTCCAGTTCGTCCACCGCCACGCCGCCGAGATGGCCATCAACCAGATGCAGGGCTACCCCATCGGCAACTCCCGCGTGCGTCTCAGCTGGGGCCGATCTCAGAACAACTCTGGAGTTGGCACTCCTTACCgccctgctcctcctccgcctcacTACATGGGCATGCCTGGCCCTGCTCACGGCGGCCCTGGTCCCAGCCCATATGGCGGCCCTCACCACTTCGGCGGTCCTGCTCCAGGCCCCCAGGGTCCTTCAGGGCCTCCAGGTCCCGCTGTTCCCCCTCAG TAA
- a CDS encoding uncharacterized protein (EggNog:ENOG41) yields the protein MSTNDSDDRGPEYSIFVGDLGPEVNEYVLVSLFQARFPSCKSAKIMTDAMSGQSRGYGFVRFSDENDQQRALVEMQGVYCGNRPMRISTATPKNRGNHGFGHGHQGGPMMGGGMPQQQQMWGGVQAFPYGGGGGGNFNPATQMNQFTDPNNTTVFVGGLSGYVTEDELRSFFQGFGEITYVKIPPGKGCGFVQFVHRHAAEMAINQMQGYPIGNSRVRLSWGRSQNNSGVGTPYRPAPPPPHYMGMPGPAHGGPGPSPYGGPHHFGGPAPGPQGPSGPPGPAVPPQFEEAAGHY from the exons ATGTCTACCAACGATAGCGACGACCGCGGCCCTGAGTACAGCATCTTCGTTGGCGATCTTGGCCCCGAGGTCAACGAGTATGTCCTGGTGTCGCTCTTCCAGGCTCGCTTCCCTTCGTGCAAGTCAGCCAAGATTATGACCGATGCCATGTCTGGCCAGAGCCGTGGCTACGGCTTCGTCCGCTTCTCTGACGAGAACGACCAGCAGCGCGCGCTCGTTGAGATGCAGGGAGTCTACTGCGGTAACCGTCCTATGAGGATTTCGACTGCCACTCCCAAGAATCG CGGAAACCACGGCTTCGGTCACGGACACCAGGGAGGTCCTATGATGGGCGGCGGTAtgccccagcagcagcagatgtggGGTGGAGTGCAAGCTTTCCCctacggcggcggcggcggcggtaaCTTCAACCCGGCCACCCAGATGAATCAGTTCACCGATCCCAACAACACAACTGTTTTCGTTGGTGGCCTTTCAGGATACGTTACCGAGGACGAGCTGCGATCTTTCTTCCAGGGCTTTGGTGAGATCACCTACGTCAAGATTCCTCCCGGCAAGGGCTGCGGCTTCGTCCAGTTCGTCCACCGCCACGCCGCCGAGATGGCCATCAACCAGATGCAGGGCTACCCCATCGGCAACTCCCGCGTGCGTCTCAGCTGGGGCCGATCTCAGAACAACTCTGGAGTTGGCACTCCTTACCgccctgctcctcctccgcctcacTACATGGGCATGCCTGGCCCTGCTCACGGCGGCCCTGGTCCCAGCCCATATGGCGGCCCTCACCACTTCGGCGGTCCTGCTCCAGGCCCCCAGGGTCCTTCAGGGCCTCCAGGTCCCGCTGTTCCCCCTCAG tttgaagaagctgctggacaCTACTAG
- a CDS encoding uncharacterized protein (EggNog:ENOG41), with the protein MPLQLEDMAFKDGAAYAHTYVTSFQNNAYSRASYADQTFDQRVAGVIRRWPKNYGQTLVAYKKVVDTDTGELVSWVKIGFENTDIDPRLFAPADIPEDVDIEIVTQPTSAPKDQNIATSRSDFIGRAEAARSRDLGNRPAIVVYLFGTHPKAQRRGAGSLLMAWVTELADREGLACWVTSSEIAVPLYKKFGFEVAEEITVPLPGDNVDGEMYTHTCMLREHKKPETVV; encoded by the exons ATGCCGCTTCAACTCGAGGACATGGCATTCAAAGATGGCGCAGCCTACGCCCACACATATGTCACCTCTTTCCAGAACAACGCCTATTCTAGAGCCTCCTACGCAGACCAGACTTTCGACCAGCGGGTAGCGGGGGTTATCCGTCGTTGGCCGAAAAACTATGGCCAGACGCTTGTTGCTTATAAAAAGGTTGTCGACACGGACACGGGAGAGTTGGTCAGCTGGGTTAAGATAGGGTTCGAGAACACTGACATCGACCCCAGGCTGTTTGCTCCAGCGG ATATACCGGAAGACGTTGATATCGAGATCGTTACCCAGCCAACATCAGCTCCCAAGGATCAAAATATAGCCACCTCCAGGTCCGACTTTATAGGCAGAGCCGAGGCGGCGCGGTCGCGAGATTTGGGCAATCGGCCTGCCATCG TTGTGTATCTGTTTGGGACACATCCCAAGGCGCAGCGACGTGGTGCCGGGAGCTTACTCATGGCCTGGGTCACAGAGCTGGCAGATCGAGAAGGGCTCGCCTGCTGGGTGACGAGCTCCGAGATAGCTGTGCCCTTGTACAAGAAATTTGGCTTTGAGGTGGCCGAGGAGATTACCGTGCCGCTGCCTGGGGACAACGTTGACGGAGAGATGTATACGCACACGTGTATGCTTCGTGAGCATAAGAAACCGGAGACGGTTGTTTAG
- the PDX1 gene encoding pyridoxine biosynthesis protein, producing the protein MTNDASTNGSAAPAAPSSFALKAGLAQMLKGGVIMDVTNAEQARIAEEAGACAVMALERVPADIRKDGGVARMSDPAMIKEIQEAVTIPVMAKARIGHFVECQILESLGVDYIDESEVLTPADDESHVEKSPFSVPFVCGCRNLGEALRRIAEGAAMIRTKGEAGTGDVVEAVRHMKTVNRDIAQAKAALAEGGIVRLRELARKLEVDVELLRQTAELGRLPVVNFAAGGVATPADAALMMQLGCDGVFVGSGIFKSGDPAKRAKAIVRAVTHFRDAKVLAECSTGLGEAMVGINCDSMKPEEKLAGRGW; encoded by the coding sequence ATGACCAACGACGCCTCTACCAACGGCTCTGCTGCCCCCGCAGCCCCCTCCAGCTTCGCCCTCAAGGCCGGCCTCGCCCAGATGCTCAAGGGCGGCGTCATCATGGACGTCACCAACGCCGAGCAGGCCCGCATCGCCGAGGAAGCGGGTGCCTGCGCCGTCATGGCCCTCGAGCGAGTCCCCGCCGACATTCGCAAGGACGGCGGCGTCGCCCGCATGTCTGACCCGGCCATGATCAAGGAGATCCAGGAGGCCGTCACCATCCCCGTCATGGCAAAGGCCCGTATCGGCCACTTCGTCGAGTGCCAGATCCTCGAGTCTCTGGGCGTCGACTACATTGACGAGTCCGAGGTCCTGACGCCCGCCGACGACGAGAGCCACGTCGAGAAGAGCCCCTTCAGCGTGCCCTTTGTCTGTGGTTGCCGAAACCTCGGCGAGGCCCTGCGCCGCATCGCCGAGGGTGCTGCCATGATCCGAACCAAGGGCGAGGCCGGCACTGGCGACGTCGTCGAGGCTGTCCGCCACATGAAGACTGTCAACCGCGACATTGCccaggccaaggctgctctTGCCGAGGGTGGCATCGTCCGTCTCCGTGAGCTCGCCCGCAAGCTCGAGGTTGAcgttgagctgctgcgccagACTGCCGAGCTGGGCCGCCTGCCTGTCGTCAActttgctgctggtggtgttgcCACTCCGGCCGATGCAGCCCTCATGATGCAGCTCGGCTGCGACGGTGTCTTCGTCGGCAGCGGCATCTTTAAGTCTGGCGATCCTGCTAAGCGTGCCAAGGCCATCGTTCGCGCCGTCACTCACTTCCGCGATGCCAAGGTGCTCGCTGAGTGCAGCACCGGTCTTGGTGAGGCCATGGTCGGCATCAACTGTGACTCCATGAAGCCTGAGGAGAAGCTTGCCGGCCGTGGCTGGTAA
- a CDS encoding uncharacterized protein (EggNog:ENOG41~TransMembrane:1 (n3-14c18/19o59-80i)), which produces MGLLSALTSFFSRIPTFARRPGWIAARSVSLRLHQFPTDEEDGDEESGGKPQRTRCHPIFKILLFIFGLAAAAALFVRLFEISRLPRFSRPSISYPYSVIPMWSSNKEPAAVPVLGESTFDYGMYFPAQGNNYFPLVAPYNEPPRHRPKTPLFIPFTRNNAMMRQTVLGYIASGWPREDIVIVDNSGTADANNLKLLSTSNPFSLDYDLFRYRYGVSILQTSVLLNFAQLQNFMLRVAMARHWPYYFWSHMDVGILSHEEETPYSSFYERVLNILNEAESSRLSGKSKWAVKFFNFDYLTLVNVDAWRHIGGWDVFIPYYTTDCDAYGRLRMLGYDIDRVGAGHIWDVANVVEDPEIKFFPPSSHPRSDKDGESANNATVEDDNAPNSERFKALRQELQKIQDDKMANSDGRNTWQNMQKGGKGEPWTYDPAGFQAAWWETADSGKKLFEHKWGGGGCDIFELKKTIDDIWKDADEEGH; this is translated from the coding sequence ATGGGACTATTATCTGCTCTcacttctttcttctcgagGATCCCGACATTTGCTCGCAGGCCTGGATGGATTGCTGCTCGCTCAGTCTCTCTACGACTCCACCAGTTTCCAaccgatgaggaggatggtgatgaagaaaGCGGCGGAAAGCCGCAAAGAACGCGATGCCACCCCATATTTAAGATATTGCTCTTCATCTTTGGgttagctgctgctgctgctctctttgTGAGGCTGTTCGAAATCTCTCGCCTCCCTCGCTTCTCTCGTCCGAGCATATCATACCCATACTCTGTCATCCCGATGTGGTCATCGAACAAGGAACCAGCAGCTGTACCCGTGCTGGGAGAATCAACATTTGATTATGGAATGTATTTTCCAGCGCAAGGTAACAACTACTTCCCCCTTGTGGCGCCCTACAACGAGCCGCCTCGCCATCGACCAAAAACACCGCTCTTCATCCCCTTTACAAGAAACAACGCCATGATGCGGCAGACAGTTCTTGGATATATTGCTAGCGGGTGGCCGAGGGAGGATATTGTCATTGTTGATAATAGCGGTACTGCCGACGCCAATAACCTGAAGCTCTTGTCGACTTCGAACCCCTTTTCGCTCGACTACGACTTGTTTCGTTACCGATACGGCGTTTCGATCTTGCAAACATCAGTTCTTCTCAATTTCGCCCAGTTACAAAACTTCATGTTGAGGGTGGCAATGGCTCGTCACTGGCCATACTATTTCTGGAGCCACATGGACGTTGGAATTCTGAGCCACGAAGAAGAGACGCCCTACTCGTCATTTTACGAGCGCGTGCTCAACATCCTCAACGAAGCAGAATCATCCAGACTATCCGGCAAAAGCAAATGGGCAGTCAAGTTCTTCAACTTTGACTACCTCACTCTGGTCAATGTGGATGCATGGCGGCACATTGGGGGCTGGGACGTGTTTATCCCCTACTATACCACAGACTGCGACGCGTATGGACGACTTCGAATGCTAGGATACGACATTGATCGCGTGGGCGCAGGGCACATATGGGATGTAGCCAACGTTGTGGAGGATCCCGAAATCAAGTTCTTCCCCCCCAGCTCCCACCCCAGATCCGACAAGGATGGAGAGTCGGCCAACAATGCCActgttgaagatgacaaCGCGCCCAACTCGGAAAGATTCAAGGCTCTGAGACaggagctgcagaagatTCAAGACGACAAAATGGCCAACTCCGACGGCCGAAACACATGGCAAAATATGCAAAAGGGAGGAAAGGGAGAGCCGTGGACATATGATCCCGCGGGCTTCCAGGCTGCTTGGTGGGAAACAGCGGATAGTGGAAAGAAGCTGTTTGAGCACAAatggggaggaggaggctgtgaTATATTCGAGCTCAAAAAGACGATAGACGATATCTGGAAAGACGCAGATGAGGAGGGTCATTAG
- a CDS encoding uncharacterized protein (MEROPS:MER0066916), translated as MNNALFFHLPHRPYHCSKMMAVTVGVLALQGGFIEHLNLLRKAASTVFSQTKSDTSFEAIEVRTAEELARCDALIIPGGESTTISFVAQQSGLLEPLRDFVKVQKKPVWGTCAGLILLSNQANATKKGGQELIGGLNVRVHRNHFGRQIESFEAPLQLPFLAGEADPSPFPGVFIRAPVVEEILSKGGQDPEVEVMAKLPGRIDRMKSGVSQAVTKDDSGDIIAVRQGSILGTSFHPELTDDARIHAWWLKQVLNV; from the exons ATGAATAACGCTCTCTTTTTCCATCTGCCTCATCGTCCTTACCACTGCTCCAAAATGATGGCCGTCACTGTCGGCGTCTTGGCCCTCCAGGGCGGCTTCATCGAGCACCTCAACCTGCTCCGCAAGGCTGCCAGCACCGTCTTCTCACAGACCAAATCCGACACTTCCTTTGAGGCCATAGAGGTGCGCACTGCCGAGGAGCTCGCTCGGTGCGATGCCTTGATCATCCCTGGCGGCGAGAGCACAACCATTTCCTTTGTTGCGCAGCAGTCTGGCCTGCTGGAGCCGCTGCGAGATTTCGTCAA AGTCCAAAAGAAGCCCGTATGGGGAACCTGCGCcggcctcatcctcctctcaaACCAAGCCAACGCCACCAAAAAGGGCGGCCAGGAACTCATTGGCGGCCTCAACGTGCGCGTGCACCGCAACCACTTTGGCCGCCAGATTGAGAGCTTCGAGGCGCCCCTTCAGCTGCCGTTCCTGGCTGGCGAAGCCGACCCTTCGCCGTTCCCGGGCGTCTTTATCCGCGCTCCCGTTGTGGAGGAGATTCTCTCAAAGGGCGGGCAAGACCCCGAGGTGGAAGTCATGGCTAAGCTGCCTGGCAGAATCGACAGGATGAAGTCTGGAGTTTCGCAGGCTGTGACCAAGGATGATTCGGGCGATATCATTGCCGTGCGGCAGGGGTCGATTCTGGGAACGAGCTTTCACCCGGAATTGACGGATGATGCTCGTATTCATGCATGGTGGTTGAAGCAGGTTCTTAATGTTTAG
- a CDS encoding uncharacterized protein (EggNog:ENOG41) — MSSTPFNLRVENARDEDLPRCMEIVLEAFGPFPVMKLMGGPNTPDNRKFMAEQHLTGFREHAAKYPSVWPAIKCVHTDPATGEEIIIGYAEWFVWDRVRSEEEYMQENHILRMEWIEDEGNRQKALELIQPEVDMRRKLMKGRPFALLGWMCVDPAYRRRGAASACVRWGMERCAELGIPAYLEASEEGMKTYKSLGWEVFSGDGAEELAYPPMIWWPPNAVRN, encoded by the coding sequence ATGTCGTCCACGCCTTTCAACTTACGTGTCGAAAATGCCCGGGATGAGGACTTGCCACGATGCATGGAAATCGTTCTTGAAGCGTTTGGGCCATTCCCGGTGATGAAATTGATGGGAGGGCCCAATACGCCAGATAACCGAAAGTTTATGGCAGAGCAGCACCTGACCGGCTTCAGAGAACACGCGGCAAAGTATCCCTCTGTGTGGCCGGCCATCAAATGCGTACACACGGATCCTGCTACTGGGGAAGAGATTATCATCGGATATGCAGAGTGGTTCGTTTGGGACAGGGTGAGAAGCGAGGAGGAGTACATGCAGGAGAATCACATTTTGCGCATGGAATGGATCGAGGACGAGGGTAACAGGCAAAAGGCTCTCGAGCTCATCCAGCCAGAAGTCGACATGCGGAGGAAGCTCATGAAGGGGCGGCCGTTTGCgctgctgggctggatgTGCGTCGATCCTGCGTACAGGCGGCGAGGGGCGGCGTCGGCGTGTGTCAGGTGGGGGATGGAGAGGTGCGCTGAGCTGGGGATTCCGGCGTACTTGGAGGCGAGTGAGGAAGGGATGAAGACGTATAAGAGCTTGGGGTGGGAGGTGTTTAGTGGAGATGGGGCGGAGGAGTTGGCGTATCCGCCGATGATTTGGTGGCCTCCTAATGCTGTGAGGAATTAG
- a CDS encoding uncharacterized protein (TransMembrane:6 (i20-46o58-80i92-109o121-137i149-174o180-203i)), producing MFGHRCITVKGADCGFDALFLVIITSIAGFLFGYDIGQISGILFFRNFKYRFLHDDSATIKSLIVSFMSIGCLFGSLLGAYSSDWLGRRKSIALGVAFFLAGDVIQITATDNWLHVSLGRFIAGLGIGNLSVGVPMFQSECVPREIRGAVVTSYQLLITIGILFGNLICFFMRAYDDHSFAWRLVIGMGAFFSLPLACGILLVPESPRWLAGRDE from the exons ATGTTTGGCCACAG GTGCATTACCGTAAAAGGTGCTGACTGCGGTTTCGATGCCCTGTTCCTCGTTATCATCACGTCTATTGCTGGATTCCTCTTTGGCTACGATATCGGGCAGATCTCTGGCATCTTGTTCTTTCGCAACTTCAAGTATCGGTTCCTTCATGATGACTCCGCAACAATAAAGTCTCTGATCGTTTCTTTCATGAGCATCGGCTGTCTTTTTGGCTCTCTGTTGGGCGCATA CTCTTCTGACTGGCTTGGTCGGCGGAAGAGCATTGCTCTCGGTGTAGCATTCTTCCTTGCAGGCGACGTCATTCAGATCACTGCGACGGACAACTGGCTTCACGTTAGTTTGGGCAGATTTATCGCGGGCCTCGGTATCGGCAATCTTTCTGTGGGAGTCCCCATGTTCCAATCGGAGTGCGTTCCACGAGAGATCCGCGGGGCAGTTGTCACCTCGTATCAGCTACTCATTACCATCGGTATACTTTTCGGCAACTTGATATGCTTCTTTATGCGCGCATATGATGATCACAGCTTTGCATGGCGTCTCGTCATTGGCATGGGTGCTTTCTTTTCGCTACCCCTTGCATGTGGTATTCTTCTCGTCCCAGAGTCACCGAGATGGCTTGCCGGCAGAGATGAATAG